One genomic segment of Tursiops truncatus isolate mTurTru1 chromosome 11, mTurTru1.mat.Y, whole genome shotgun sequence includes these proteins:
- the NCKAP5L gene encoding nck-associated protein 5-like isoform X1, whose translation MSEAMDQPAGSPGNPKPGEGGEGSMEPGTCQELLHRLRELEAENSALAQANENQRETYERCLDEVANHVVQALLNQKDLREECIKLKKRVFDLERQNQMLSALFQQKLQLTAGSLPQIPLVPLQLPSEPPASPSLSSAEGPATSLPLGRCAGQREVCWEQQLRPGGPGPPAAPPPALEALSPFLRKKAQILEVLRALEETDPLLLCSPATPWPPPGEGSGSPEPINGELCGPPQPEPSPWAPYLLLGPGSLGGLLHWERLLGGPGEEESAGRPWGPSRGSPQAQGTGSGPPCAPGSSSSSSSDEAGDPNEAPSPDTLLGALARKQLNLGQLLEDTESYLQAFLAGAACPLGGEQPGPRQPSSPDQGPSQLSKSKGLPKSAWGGGTPEAHRPGFGATSEGQGPLPFLSVFMGAGDAPLGSRSGHPHSSSQVKSKLQIGSPSPGEAQGPLLPSPARGLKFLKLPPASEKVPSPGGPQLSPQLPRNSRIPCRNSGSDGSPSPLPARRGLGGGELSPEGLQGLPTSPSPCPTTPDSAQLRPPQPALSTTLSPGPVVSPCYENILDLSRSTFRGPSPEPPPSPLQVPTYPQLTLEVPRAPEVLRSPGVPSSPCHPESCPYESAQEKSLDKAGSESPHPGRRTPSSSSKKPGQGPSRRPGDPGYTPLRDRLAALGKLKTGPEGPQGPEKNGVPARPGTEKARGGGKSGESTGDTAPSASRPPEQPEAKGALRGAVALGTSSLKQQESGLLGDPGSRVYSSHSMGARVDLEPVSPRSCLTKVELAKSRLAGALCPQVPRTPAKVPTSTPSLGKPNKSPHGSPTKLPSKSPTKVVPRPVAPPATKEAPKPDKGKGPPWADSSGTTAQPTPPAPGPADPGPGPEGRAPHSAIEEKVMKGIEENMLRLQGQERAPGTEAKHRNASSIASWFGLKKSKLPALNRRTEAAKGKEGAGGGSPLRKEVKMEARKLEAESLNISKLMAKAEDLRRALEEEKAYLSSRARPRPGGPAPGPGAGLGQVQGQLAGMYQGADTFMQQLLNRVDGKELPPKSWREPKPEYGDFQPVSSDPKNPWPACGPRNGLVGPLQGCGKPPGKPSSEPGRREEMPSEDSLAEPVPTSHFTACGSLTRTLDSGIGTFPPPDHGSSGTPSKNLPKTKPPRLEPPAGVPPARPPPLTKVPRRAHTLEREVPGIEELLVSGRHPSMPAFPALLTAAPGHRGHQTCPHDPCEDPGPPAPVQLAKNWTFPNARAASGSSDPFLCPPRQLEGLPRTPMALPVDVDGKRSLEPSRPAPAPQGPAFGGSRTPSTSDVGEEGRVASGGPPGLETSESLSDSLYDSLSSCGSQG comes from the exons ATGTCGGAGGCCATGGACCAGCCGGCCGGGAGCCCTGGAAACCCGAAGCCAGGAGAGGGTGGTGAGGGCAGCATGGAGCCGGGCACCTGCCAGGAGCTCCTGCACCGGCTGCgggagctggag GCAGAGAACTCGGCACTGGCCCAGGCCAATGAAAACCAGCGGGAGACCTACGAGCGCTGTCTGGACGAG GTTGCCAACCATGTGGTGCAGGCGCTGCTGAACCAAAAG GACCTGCGGGAGGAGTGCATCAAGCTGAAGAAGAGGGTATTTGACCTGGAACGGCAGAACCAGATGCTGAGCGCcctgtttcagcagaaacttcaGCTCACAGCAGGCTCCCTCCCTCAG ATCCCACTCGTCCCACTCCAGCTGCCTTCAGAGCCaccagcctctccctccctgaGCTCCGCTGAGGGACCGGCCACCTCGCTGCCTCTGGGGCGCTGTGCTGGGCAGAGAGAG GTGTGTTGGGAGCAGCAGCTGCGGCCAGGAGGCCCAGGACCCCCGGCCGCCCCACCCCCAGCGCTGGAGGCCCTATCCCCGTTCCTTCGAAAGAAAGCCCAGATCCTGGAGGTGCTGAGAGCCCTGGAAGAGACTGACCCCTTGCTTCTGTGCTCACCTGCCACCCCCTGGCCGCCTCCAGGCGAGGGTTCCGGCTCCCCAGAGCCCATCAATGGCGAGCTATGTGGCCCACCTCAGCCTGAACCCTCTCCCTGGGCCCCCTACCTGCTACTAGGTCCTGGTAGCCTGGGAGGCCTGCTGCACTGGGAGCGCCTCTTAGGGGGCCCAGGGGAGGAAGAGAGTGCTGGGCGGCCCTGGGGCCCTAGTAGGGGCTCCCCACAGGCCCAGGGCACCGGTTCCGGGCCACCCTGCGCCCCAGGCAGcagctcctcctcctcttctgatGAGGCAGGTGACCCCAACGAGGCACCCAGCCCTGACACCCTGCTCGGGGCCCTGGCCCGCAAACAGCTGAACCTGGGCCAGCTCCTCGAGGACACGGAGTCTTACCTACAGGCCTTCTTGGCCGGGGCCGCTTGCCCGCTCGGCGGGGAACAGCCGGGTCCCAGGCAGCCATCCTCCCCAGACCAGGGGCCCTCACAGctgtccaagtccaaaggcctccCCAAGTCAGCTTGGGGAGGGGGTACCCCGGAGGCCCACAGGCCGGGCTTTGGTGCTACCTCAGAGGGCCAGGGgcctctccccttcctcagcGTGTTCATGGGTGCAGGGGACGCCCCCCTGGGCTCACGATCTGGCCACCCCCACTCCTCATCTCAGGTGAAAAGCAAGCTCCAAATTGGCTCCCCTTCTCCCGGGGAAGCCCAAGGACCCCTTCTGCCCTCTCCAGCCAGAGGTCTCAAGTTTCTAAAGCTGCCTCCAGCCTCAGAGAAGGTACCCAGCCCAGGGGGCCCCCAGCTCAGCCCCCAGCTCCCCCGGAACTCCCGAATCCCCTGTCGGAACAGTGGCTCAGACGGCAGCCCCTCCCCGCTGCCGGCCCGCAGGGGTCTGGGCGGAGGAGAGCTGTCCCCAGAGGGGTTGCAGGGTCTGCCCACCAGCCCGTCACCCTGCCCCACAACCCCAGATTCTGCACAGCTCAGACCTCCCCAGCCAGCCTTGTCCACTACGCTTTCCCCGGGACCAGTGGTGTCTCCTTGCTACGAGAACATTCTGGACCTTTCCCGGAGCACCTTTAGGGGGCCTTCCCCAGAGCCACCTCCATCCCCGCTGCAGGTGCCCACCTACCCACAACTAACTCTGGAGGTGCCACGGGCCCCTGAGGTCCTCAGAAGCCCTGGAGTCCCCTCCAGCCCTTGCCACCCAGAATCCTGCCCCTATGAGAGTGCCCAGGAGAAGAGTTTGGACAAGGCAGGCTCGGAGTCTCCCCACCCTGGCCGCAGGACCCCCAGCAGCTCGTCCAAGAAACCTGGTCAGGGGCCGAGCCGGCGACCTGGGGATCCTGGCTACACACCTCTGCGGGACAGACTAGCAGCCCTGGGGAAACTGAAGACTGGCCCCGAGGGGCCCCAGGGCCCAGAAAAGAATGGGGTGCCAGCTAGGCCTGGCACCGAGAAGGCCCGGGGAGGAGGGAAGTCAGGGGAGAGCACTGGAGACACAGCGCCCTCTGCCTCCAGGCCCCCTGAGCAGCCAGAAGCCAAGGGGGCCCTGCGGGGGGCTGTGGCCTTAGGCACAAGCAGCCTGAAGCAACAGGAATCTGGGCTCCTGGGGGACCCTGGGTCCCGAGTCTACTCTTCCCACTCCATGGGGGCCCGGGTGGACCTGGAGCCTGTCTCACCAAGGAGCTGCCTCACCAAAGTGGAGCTGGCCAAGAGCCGGCTGGCAGGGGCCCTGTGCCCCCAGGTACCCCGCACCCCTGCCAAAGTGCCAACCTCAACCCCCAGCCTCGGCAAGCCCAATAAGAGTCCCCATGGCAGCCCGACAAAGCTGCCTTCTAAGTCGCCCACCAAGGTGGTGCCCCGACCTGTGGCCCCACCAGCCACCAAGGAGGCCCCCAAGCCTGACAAGGGGAAGGGCCCACCCTGGGCAGACAGCAGCGGCACTACAGCCCAGCCCACACCCCCAGCACCTGGCCCTGCCgacccaggcccaggccctgagGGGCGGGCCCCACACTCGGCCATTGAGGAGAAGGTGATGAAGGGCATCGAGGAGAACATGCTGCGGCTCCAGGGCCAGGAGCGGGCCCCCGGCACCGAGGCCAAGCACCGCAACGCTAGCAGCATCGCCAGCTGGTTCGGCCTTAAGAAGAGCAAGCTGCCAGCGCTGAACCGCCGCACAGAGGCCGCCAAGGGCAAGGAAGGGGCTGGCGGGGGCTCCCCGCTCCGGAAGGAGGTCAAGATGGAAGCCCGGAAGCTGGAGGCCGAGAGCCTCAACATCTCCAAGCTGATGGCCAAGGCGGAAGACCTGCGCCGGGcactggaggaggagaaggcctACCTGAGCAGCAGGGCCCGGCCACGGCCCGGGGGACCAGCGCCAGGGCCCGGTGCAGGCCTGGGGCAAGTGCAGGGCCAGCTGGCCGGCATGTACCAGGGTGCGGACACCTTCATGCAGCAGCTGCTCAACAG GGTGGATGGCAAGGAGCTGCCCCCCAAGAGCTGGCGGGAGCCCAAACCTGAGTATGGCGATTTCCAGCCAGTGTCCTCTGACCCCAAGAACCCCTGGCCGGCCTGTGGGCCCCGAAATGGCCTGGTGGGCCCTCTTCAGGGCTGCGGAAAACCTCCTGGGAAG CCAAGCAGCGAGCCGGGGAGGCGGGAAGAGATGCCCTCAGAGGACAGTCTGGCTGAGCCAGTGCCCACCTCACATTTCACAG cctgtggCTCTTTGACTCGAACTCTGGACAGTGGCATTGGGACCTTCCCGCCCCCAGACCATGGCAGCAGTGGGACCCCCAGTAAGAATCTTCCCAAGACCAAGCCACCACGGCTGGAGCCCCCAGCCGGGGTGCCCCCAGCTCGGCCCCCACCCCTTACCAAAGTCCCCCGCCGTGCCCACACACTGGAGCGTGAGGTGCCTGGCATAGAGGAGCTGCTGGTGAGCGGGCGGCACCCCAGCATGCCGGCCTTCCCCGCCCTGCTCACCGCTGCTCCGGGCCACCGGGGCCATCAGACCTGTCCCCACG ATCCTTGTGAAGACCCAGGTCCTCCTGCTCCTGTCCAGCTGGCCAAGAACTGGACCTTCCCCAACGCGAGGGCAGCCAGCGGCTCCTCTGACCCTTTCCTATGCCCACCCCGACAACTGGAGGGGCTGCCCAGGACCCCCATG gccctgcccgTGGACGTGGACGGAAAGCGGAGCCTGGAGCCCAGCCGCCCAGCTCCTGCGCCCCAGGGCCCAGCGTTTGGGGGGAGCCGCACCCCCAGCACATCGGACGTGGGCGAGGAAGGGAGAGTGGCCAGTGGGGGTCCCCCGGGGCTGGAGACCTCAGAGTCTCTCAGTGACTCACTCTATGACTCGCTGTCCTCCTGCGGGAGTCAGGGCTGA
- the NCKAP5L gene encoding nck-associated protein 5-like isoform X10: MSEAMDQPAGSPGNPKPGEGGEGSMEPGTCQELLHRLRELEAENSALAQANENQRETYERCLDEVANHVVQALLNQKDLREECIKLKKRVFDLERQNQMLSALFQQKLQLTAGSLPQIPLVPLQLPSEPPASPSLSSAEGPATSLPLGRCAGQREVCWEQQLRPGGPGPPAAPPPALEALSPFLRKKAQILEVLRALEETDPLLLCSPATPWPPPGEGSGSPEPINGELCGPPQPEPSPWAPYLLLGPGSLGGLLHWERLLGGPGEEESAGRPWGPSRGSPQAQGTGSGPPCAPGSSSSSSSDEAGDPNEAPSPDTLLGALARKQLNLGQLLEDTESYLQAFLAGAACPLGGEQPGPRQPSSPDQGPSQLSKSKGLPKSAWGGGTPEAHRPGFGATSEGQGPLPFLSVFMGAGDAPLGSRSGHPHSSSQVKSKLQIGSPSPGEAQGPLLPSPARGLKFLKLPPASEKVPSPGGPQLSPQLPRNSRIPCRNSGSDGSPSPLPARRGLGGGELSPEGLQGLPTSPSPCPTTPDSAQLRPPQPALSTTLSPGPVVSPCYENILDLSRSTFRGPSPEPPPSPLQVPTYPQLTLEVPRAPEVLRSPGVPSSPCHPESCPYESAQEKSLDKAGSESPHPGRRTPSSSSKKPGQGPSRRPGDPGYTPLRDRLAALGKLKTGPEGPQGPEKNGVPARPGTEKARGGGKSGESTGDTAPSASRPPEQPEAKGALRGAVALGTSSLKQQESGLLGDPGSRVYSSHSMGARVDLEPVSPRSCLTKVELAKSRLAGALCPQVPRTPAKVPTSTPSLGKPNKSPHGSPTKLPSKSPTKVVPRPVAPPATKEAPKPDKGKGPPWADSSGTTAQPTPPAPGPADPGPGPEGRAPHSAIEEKVMKGIEENMLRLQGQERAPGTEAKHRNASSIASWFGLKKSKLPALNRRTEAAKGKEGAGGGSPLRKEVKMEARKLEAESLNISKLMAKAEDLRRALEEEKAYLSSRARPRPGGPAPGPGAGLGQVQGQLAGMYQGADTFMQQLLNRVDGKELPPKSWREPKPEYGDFQPVSSDPKNPWPACGPRNGLVGPLQGCGKPPGKPSSEPGRREEMPSEDSLAEPVPTSHFTDPCEDPGPPAPVQLAKNWTFPNARAASGSSDPFLCPPRQLEGLPRTPMALPVDVDGKRSLEPSRPAPAPQGPAFGGSRTPSTSDVGEEGRVASGGPPGLETSESLSDSLYDSLSSCGSQG; this comes from the exons ATGTCGGAGGCCATGGACCAGCCGGCCGGGAGCCCTGGAAACCCGAAGCCAGGAGAGGGTGGTGAGGGCAGCATGGAGCCGGGCACCTGCCAGGAGCTCCTGCACCGGCTGCgggagctggag GCAGAGAACTCGGCACTGGCCCAGGCCAATGAAAACCAGCGGGAGACCTACGAGCGCTGTCTGGACGAG GTTGCCAACCATGTGGTGCAGGCGCTGCTGAACCAAAAG GACCTGCGGGAGGAGTGCATCAAGCTGAAGAAGAGGGTATTTGACCTGGAACGGCAGAACCAGATGCTGAGCGCcctgtttcagcagaaacttcaGCTCACAGCAGGCTCCCTCCCTCAG ATCCCACTCGTCCCACTCCAGCTGCCTTCAGAGCCaccagcctctccctccctgaGCTCCGCTGAGGGACCGGCCACCTCGCTGCCTCTGGGGCGCTGTGCTGGGCAGAGAGAG GTGTGTTGGGAGCAGCAGCTGCGGCCAGGAGGCCCAGGACCCCCGGCCGCCCCACCCCCAGCGCTGGAGGCCCTATCCCCGTTCCTTCGAAAGAAAGCCCAGATCCTGGAGGTGCTGAGAGCCCTGGAAGAGACTGACCCCTTGCTTCTGTGCTCACCTGCCACCCCCTGGCCGCCTCCAGGCGAGGGTTCCGGCTCCCCAGAGCCCATCAATGGCGAGCTATGTGGCCCACCTCAGCCTGAACCCTCTCCCTGGGCCCCCTACCTGCTACTAGGTCCTGGTAGCCTGGGAGGCCTGCTGCACTGGGAGCGCCTCTTAGGGGGCCCAGGGGAGGAAGAGAGTGCTGGGCGGCCCTGGGGCCCTAGTAGGGGCTCCCCACAGGCCCAGGGCACCGGTTCCGGGCCACCCTGCGCCCCAGGCAGcagctcctcctcctcttctgatGAGGCAGGTGACCCCAACGAGGCACCCAGCCCTGACACCCTGCTCGGGGCCCTGGCCCGCAAACAGCTGAACCTGGGCCAGCTCCTCGAGGACACGGAGTCTTACCTACAGGCCTTCTTGGCCGGGGCCGCTTGCCCGCTCGGCGGGGAACAGCCGGGTCCCAGGCAGCCATCCTCCCCAGACCAGGGGCCCTCACAGctgtccaagtccaaaggcctccCCAAGTCAGCTTGGGGAGGGGGTACCCCGGAGGCCCACAGGCCGGGCTTTGGTGCTACCTCAGAGGGCCAGGGgcctctccccttcctcagcGTGTTCATGGGTGCAGGGGACGCCCCCCTGGGCTCACGATCTGGCCACCCCCACTCCTCATCTCAGGTGAAAAGCAAGCTCCAAATTGGCTCCCCTTCTCCCGGGGAAGCCCAAGGACCCCTTCTGCCCTCTCCAGCCAGAGGTCTCAAGTTTCTAAAGCTGCCTCCAGCCTCAGAGAAGGTACCCAGCCCAGGGGGCCCCCAGCTCAGCCCCCAGCTCCCCCGGAACTCCCGAATCCCCTGTCGGAACAGTGGCTCAGACGGCAGCCCCTCCCCGCTGCCGGCCCGCAGGGGTCTGGGCGGAGGAGAGCTGTCCCCAGAGGGGTTGCAGGGTCTGCCCACCAGCCCGTCACCCTGCCCCACAACCCCAGATTCTGCACAGCTCAGACCTCCCCAGCCAGCCTTGTCCACTACGCTTTCCCCGGGACCAGTGGTGTCTCCTTGCTACGAGAACATTCTGGACCTTTCCCGGAGCACCTTTAGGGGGCCTTCCCCAGAGCCACCTCCATCCCCGCTGCAGGTGCCCACCTACCCACAACTAACTCTGGAGGTGCCACGGGCCCCTGAGGTCCTCAGAAGCCCTGGAGTCCCCTCCAGCCCTTGCCACCCAGAATCCTGCCCCTATGAGAGTGCCCAGGAGAAGAGTTTGGACAAGGCAGGCTCGGAGTCTCCCCACCCTGGCCGCAGGACCCCCAGCAGCTCGTCCAAGAAACCTGGTCAGGGGCCGAGCCGGCGACCTGGGGATCCTGGCTACACACCTCTGCGGGACAGACTAGCAGCCCTGGGGAAACTGAAGACTGGCCCCGAGGGGCCCCAGGGCCCAGAAAAGAATGGGGTGCCAGCTAGGCCTGGCACCGAGAAGGCCCGGGGAGGAGGGAAGTCAGGGGAGAGCACTGGAGACACAGCGCCCTCTGCCTCCAGGCCCCCTGAGCAGCCAGAAGCCAAGGGGGCCCTGCGGGGGGCTGTGGCCTTAGGCACAAGCAGCCTGAAGCAACAGGAATCTGGGCTCCTGGGGGACCCTGGGTCCCGAGTCTACTCTTCCCACTCCATGGGGGCCCGGGTGGACCTGGAGCCTGTCTCACCAAGGAGCTGCCTCACCAAAGTGGAGCTGGCCAAGAGCCGGCTGGCAGGGGCCCTGTGCCCCCAGGTACCCCGCACCCCTGCCAAAGTGCCAACCTCAACCCCCAGCCTCGGCAAGCCCAATAAGAGTCCCCATGGCAGCCCGACAAAGCTGCCTTCTAAGTCGCCCACCAAGGTGGTGCCCCGACCTGTGGCCCCACCAGCCACCAAGGAGGCCCCCAAGCCTGACAAGGGGAAGGGCCCACCCTGGGCAGACAGCAGCGGCACTACAGCCCAGCCCACACCCCCAGCACCTGGCCCTGCCgacccaggcccaggccctgagGGGCGGGCCCCACACTCGGCCATTGAGGAGAAGGTGATGAAGGGCATCGAGGAGAACATGCTGCGGCTCCAGGGCCAGGAGCGGGCCCCCGGCACCGAGGCCAAGCACCGCAACGCTAGCAGCATCGCCAGCTGGTTCGGCCTTAAGAAGAGCAAGCTGCCAGCGCTGAACCGCCGCACAGAGGCCGCCAAGGGCAAGGAAGGGGCTGGCGGGGGCTCCCCGCTCCGGAAGGAGGTCAAGATGGAAGCCCGGAAGCTGGAGGCCGAGAGCCTCAACATCTCCAAGCTGATGGCCAAGGCGGAAGACCTGCGCCGGGcactggaggaggagaaggcctACCTGAGCAGCAGGGCCCGGCCACGGCCCGGGGGACCAGCGCCAGGGCCCGGTGCAGGCCTGGGGCAAGTGCAGGGCCAGCTGGCCGGCATGTACCAGGGTGCGGACACCTTCATGCAGCAGCTGCTCAACAG GGTGGATGGCAAGGAGCTGCCCCCCAAGAGCTGGCGGGAGCCCAAACCTGAGTATGGCGATTTCCAGCCAGTGTCCTCTGACCCCAAGAACCCCTGGCCGGCCTGTGGGCCCCGAAATGGCCTGGTGGGCCCTCTTCAGGGCTGCGGAAAACCTCCTGGGAAG CCAAGCAGCGAGCCGGGGAGGCGGGAAGAGATGCCCTCAGAGGACAGTCTGGCTGAGCCAGTGCCCACCTCACATTTCACAG ATCCTTGTGAAGACCCAGGTCCTCCTGCTCCTGTCCAGCTGGCCAAGAACTGGACCTTCCCCAACGCGAGGGCAGCCAGCGGCTCCTCTGACCCTTTCCTATGCCCACCCCGACAACTGGAGGGGCTGCCCAGGACCCCCATG gccctgcccgTGGACGTGGACGGAAAGCGGAGCCTGGAGCCCAGCCGCCCAGCTCCTGCGCCCCAGGGCCCAGCGTTTGGGGGGAGCCGCACCCCCAGCACATCGGACGTGGGCGAGGAAGGGAGAGTGGCCAGTGGGGGTCCCCCGGGGCTGGAGACCTCAGAGTCTCTCAGTGACTCACTCTATGACTCGCTGTCCTCCTGCGGGAGTCAGGGCTGA